One segment of Tenrec ecaudatus isolate mTenEca1 chromosome 1, mTenEca1.hap1, whole genome shotgun sequence DNA contains the following:
- the CCDC163 gene encoding transmembrane protein CCDC163 isoform X1, producing the protein MSRSLSWSEQLDELLDATDGNMAEIKQRLYPLGSSATDRPWTCPLVTPSAGDLAGTWTSPYFHPQSGVQPQQPWPLETLPTAPEGLSWAETHKPSSLWDEVTVLQSQFRSQAQVIEALKQAVQGLLEDREQKYQICALKASLKLLHGGQEKRFLLLEQRLETHRRELQDLRRKIQELAQPQALAQMQPGSAKYSATSCLHQEFQNERHLLWEESEVLREELKLLRDQLSRHKELLLKQMTEGLQVQAQRWKVEKCCPRRCWDRGSGCLVGVQPPQDFHSCPPIQAAPDHHLRHVQFFI; encoded by the exons ATGAGTAGGAGCCTGAGCTGGTCTGAGCAGCTCGACGAGCTTCTCGATGCCACTGATGGAAACATGGCCGAGATTAAG CAGCGGCTGTATCCCCTTGGAAGCTCCGCCACAG ATAGGCCCTGGACTTGTCCCTTAGTTACTCCCTCAGCAGGGGACCTGGCTGGGACGTGGACTTCTCCTTACTTCCATCCCCAGTCTGGAGTCCAACCTCAGCAGCCCTGGCCTCTCGAAACTCTTCCCACTGCCCCAGAGGGACTGAGCTGGGCTGAGACCCACAAACCATCCTCTCTCTGGGATGAAGTCACCGTTCTCCAATCTCAGTTCAGATCCCAAGCTCAG GTGATTGAGGCCCTAAAGCAGGCTGTGCAGGGCCTATTGGAAGACCGAGAGCAGAAGTACCAGATCTGTGCCCTGAAAG CATCACTGAAGTTGCTGCACGGGGGTCAAGAGAAAAGGTTCCTTCTCCTTGAGCAACGTCTGGAGACTCATAGAAGAGAATTGCAGGACCTTCGGAGGAAGATACAGGAGCTGGCCCAGCCACAAGCCCTAGCCCAGATGCAACCAGGGTCAGCAAAGTACAGTGCTACTAGTTGCCTTCACCAGGAGTTTCAGAATGA GCGGcaccttctctgggaggagtcaGAGGTGCTTCGGGAAGAGTTAAAGCTGCTGCGGGACCAACTAA GCCGGCATAAGGAGTTGCTGCTGAAACAGATGACAGAGGGGCTCCAGGTTCAAGCCCAGAGATGGAAG gttgagaaatgctgcccTAGACGCTGCTGGGATAGAGGCTCGGGGTGCCTGGTGGGAG
- the CCDC163 gene encoding transmembrane protein CCDC163 isoform X2: MSRSLSWSEQLDELLDATDGNMAEIKQRLYPLGSSATDRPWTCPLVTPSAGDLAGTWTSPYFHPQSGVQPQQPWPLETLPTAPEGLSWAETHKPSSLWDEVTVLQSQFRSQAQVIEALKQAVQGLLEDREQKYQICALKASLKLLHGGQEKRFLLLEQRLETHRRELQDLRRKIQELAQPQALAQMQPGRHLLWEESEVLREELKLLRDQLSRHKELLLKQMTEGLQVQAQRWKVEKCCPRRCWDRGSGCLVGVQPPQDFHSCPPIQAAPDHHLRHVQFFI; encoded by the exons ATGAGTAGGAGCCTGAGCTGGTCTGAGCAGCTCGACGAGCTTCTCGATGCCACTGATGGAAACATGGCCGAGATTAAG CAGCGGCTGTATCCCCTTGGAAGCTCCGCCACAG ATAGGCCCTGGACTTGTCCCTTAGTTACTCCCTCAGCAGGGGACCTGGCTGGGACGTGGACTTCTCCTTACTTCCATCCCCAGTCTGGAGTCCAACCTCAGCAGCCCTGGCCTCTCGAAACTCTTCCCACTGCCCCAGAGGGACTGAGCTGGGCTGAGACCCACAAACCATCCTCTCTCTGGGATGAAGTCACCGTTCTCCAATCTCAGTTCAGATCCCAAGCTCAG GTGATTGAGGCCCTAAAGCAGGCTGTGCAGGGCCTATTGGAAGACCGAGAGCAGAAGTACCAGATCTGTGCCCTGAAAG CATCACTGAAGTTGCTGCACGGGGGTCAAGAGAAAAGGTTCCTTCTCCTTGAGCAACGTCTGGAGACTCATAGAAGAGAATTGCAGGACCTTCGGAGGAAGATACAGGAGCTGGCCCAGCCACAAGCCCTAGCCCAGATGCAACCAGG GCGGcaccttctctgggaggagtcaGAGGTGCTTCGGGAAGAGTTAAAGCTGCTGCGGGACCAACTAA GCCGGCATAAGGAGTTGCTGCTGAAACAGATGACAGAGGGGCTCCAGGTTCAAGCCCAGAGATGGAAG gttgagaaatgctgcccTAGACGCTGCTGGGATAGAGGCTCGGGGTGCCTGGTGGGAG
- the CCDC163 gene encoding transmembrane protein CCDC163 isoform X3 encodes MSRSLSWSEQLDELLDATDGNMAEIKQRLYPLGSSATDRPWTCPLVTPSAGDLAGTWTSPYFHPQSGVQPQQPWPLETLPTAPEGLSWAETHKPSSLWDEVTVLQSQFRSQAQVIEALKQAVQGLLEDREQKYQICALKASLKLLHGGQEKRFLLLEQRLETHRRELQDLRRKIQELAQPQALAQMQPGSAKYSATSCLHQEFQNERHLLWEESEVLREELKLLRDQLSRHKELLLKQMTEGLQVQAQRWKDFHSCPPIQAAPDHHLRHVQFFI; translated from the exons ATGAGTAGGAGCCTGAGCTGGTCTGAGCAGCTCGACGAGCTTCTCGATGCCACTGATGGAAACATGGCCGAGATTAAG CAGCGGCTGTATCCCCTTGGAAGCTCCGCCACAG ATAGGCCCTGGACTTGTCCCTTAGTTACTCCCTCAGCAGGGGACCTGGCTGGGACGTGGACTTCTCCTTACTTCCATCCCCAGTCTGGAGTCCAACCTCAGCAGCCCTGGCCTCTCGAAACTCTTCCCACTGCCCCAGAGGGACTGAGCTGGGCTGAGACCCACAAACCATCCTCTCTCTGGGATGAAGTCACCGTTCTCCAATCTCAGTTCAGATCCCAAGCTCAG GTGATTGAGGCCCTAAAGCAGGCTGTGCAGGGCCTATTGGAAGACCGAGAGCAGAAGTACCAGATCTGTGCCCTGAAAG CATCACTGAAGTTGCTGCACGGGGGTCAAGAGAAAAGGTTCCTTCTCCTTGAGCAACGTCTGGAGACTCATAGAAGAGAATTGCAGGACCTTCGGAGGAAGATACAGGAGCTGGCCCAGCCACAAGCCCTAGCCCAGATGCAACCAGGGTCAGCAAAGTACAGTGCTACTAGTTGCCTTCACCAGGAGTTTCAGAATGA GCGGcaccttctctgggaggagtcaGAGGTGCTTCGGGAAGAGTTAAAGCTGCTGCGGGACCAACTAA GCCGGCATAAGGAGTTGCTGCTGAAACAGATGACAGAGGGGCTCCAGGTTCAAGCCCAGAGATGGAAG
- the MMACHC gene encoding cyanocobalamin reductase / alkylcobalamin dealkylase, whose product MEPQVAELKQKIEDTLCPFGFEVYPFQVAWYNALLPSAFHLPLPGPTLAFVVLSTPSMFDRAFKPFLQTCHLRPLRDPVDQCVAYHMGRVRENLPDLHVQIIADYEVHPNRRPKILVQTAAHVAGAAYYYQRQDVEADPWGTQHISGVCMHPRFGGWFAIRGVMLLPGMEVPDLLPTTPPDCVPTRADRITLLEGFNFHWRDWTYRDVVTPKECYSEEQKTYFSTPPAQRWALLGLALPSEELSPTSSELPLPTPIPKSQNPSKVQDWFNPRLSPTAPPAL is encoded by the exons ATGGAGCCTCAAGTCGCAGAGCTGAAGCAGAAGATTGAGGACACGCTGTGCCCTTTTGGCTTCGAGGTCTATCCTTTCCAG GTGGCTTGGTACAATGCACTCCTGCCCTCAGCCTTCCACCTGCCCCTGCCAGGACCTACCCTTGCTTTTGTAGTACTCAGCACACCCTCCATGTTTGACCGAGCCTTCAAgcccttcctgcagacctgccatcTCCGACCACTGAGGGATcctgtggaccagtgtgtggcctaCCACATGGGCCGAGTTAGAGAG AACCTTCCAGATCTACATGTGCAAATCATCGCTGATTATGAAGTACACCCCAACCGACGTCCTAAGATTCTGGTCCAGACAGCAGCCCACGTGGCAGGGGCTGCCTACTACTACCAACGGCAGGATGTGGAGGCTGACCCCTGGGGTACACAG CACATATCAGGTGTGTGCATGCACCCTCGATTTGGGGGCTGGTTTGCCATTCGAGGAGTGATGTTGCTGCCAGGGATGGAGGTGCCAGATCTGCTACCCACAACACCCCCCGACTGTGTTCCTACAAGAGCTGACCGCATCACCCTGCTTGAAGGTTTCAATTTCCATTGGCGTGACTGGACTTACCGAGATGTTGTGACACCGAAGGAGTGCTACTCAGAAGAGCAGAAGACCTACTTTTCCACTCCACCAGCCCAGCGGTGGGCTCTGCTAGGCTTGGCCCTGCCCTCAGAGGAACTCAGCCCAACCTCCTCTGAGCTTCCCCTTCCCACACCCATTCCTAAGTCCCAGAATCCAAGCAAAGTTCAAGACTGGTTCAATCCCAGACTCTCACCAACTGCACCTCCTGCCCTTTGA